In the genome of Blastocatellia bacterium, one region contains:
- a CDS encoding NADH-quinone oxidoreductase subunit I, translated as MAAATTPAKRRTLGQIIRRLLLIDLFKGLALTFRYNARALYEPRDGGNPLQAIYTEQYPKELARVSERFRGAPRLNLDPENGASLCIACDLCAVVCPVDCIEVGSIRREVRDGDKVNKKKVLTTFIFDTSRCMFCNLCVEACPTDCLELTQSFELAVYHRSGFRWDREMLEKGINYVRYTK; from the coding sequence ATGGCAGCAGCAACGACACCAGCAAAGAGACGAACGTTGGGGCAGATCATCAGGCGGCTATTGCTGATTGACCTGTTCAAAGGATTGGCGCTGACGTTTCGCTACAACGCGCGGGCATTGTACGAGCCGCGCGATGGCGGTAACCCTTTGCAGGCGATCTACACCGAGCAGTACCCGAAGGAGCTGGCGCGCGTTTCGGAACGCTTTCGCGGCGCGCCGCGCCTGAATCTCGACCCTGAGAACGGCGCATCGCTGTGCATCGCCTGCGACCTGTGCGCCGTCGTCTGCCCGGTCGATTGCATCGAAGTCGGCTCGATCCGCCGCGAAGTCCGCGACGGCGATAAGGTGAACAAGAAGAAGGTGCTGACGACGTTCATCTTCGACACCTCGCGCTGCATGTTCTGTAACCTCTGCGTCGAAGCCTGCCCGACCGATTGCCTGGAACTGACGCAGAGCTTCGAGCTGGCCGTTTATCATCGCTCAGGTTTTCGCTGGGATCGCGAGATGCTCGAAAAAGGCATCAACTACGTGCGCTACACCAAATGA
- a CDS encoding NADH-quinone oxidoreductase subunit J, whose product MQLHGWEGVLFYVLAIMTLFMAVFVVTARVAVHSALFLIATLVNVALLFILLRAEFVAGVQILVYVGGVMVLFLFVIMLVETRAEEEARVQLYTRQTWPAVIVALLLALSFYFAMNPAQAAFRPSAEATAAAAAAATDTAERSSAGAGLYISQDTENVGDALYRKAALPFEIASVLLLVAMVGAVLLARGTRQEKYYE is encoded by the coding sequence ATGCAATTACACGGCTGGGAAGGCGTGCTGTTTTATGTGCTGGCGATCATGACGCTGTTTATGGCGGTCTTCGTCGTAACGGCGCGCGTCGCCGTGCATTCGGCGCTGTTTTTGATCGCCACGCTGGTCAACGTCGCGCTGTTGTTCATCTTGCTGCGCGCCGAATTCGTCGCCGGCGTGCAGATACTGGTTTATGTCGGCGGCGTCATGGTGCTGTTCCTGTTCGTCATCATGCTGGTCGAGACGCGCGCCGAAGAAGAAGCGCGCGTGCAGCTCTATACGCGGCAGACATGGCCCGCGGTCATCGTCGCTTTGCTGCTGGCGCTGTCGTTTTACTTTGCGATGAACCCGGCGCAAGCGGCTTTCCGACCGTCTGCCGAGGCGACGGCGGCGGCAGCCGCGGCGGCGACCGACACCGCCGAACGCAGCAGCGCCGGCGCCGGCCTCTACATCTCGCAAGACACCGAGAACGTCGGTGACGCGCTCTATCGCAAAGCGGCGCTGCCTTTTGAAATCGCTTCTGTGCTATTGCTGGTGGCGATGGTCGGTGCCGTCCTGCTGGCCCGCGGCACCCGGCAAGAGAAGTATTACGAATAA
- the nuoK gene encoding NADH-quinone oxidoreductase subunit NuoK — protein sequence MLSFLLFVVGVAGVLSRRNIIIIFMSIELILNAVNLNMIAFSRYLAMNQKALTDAKLIVEPLTGPVFTIFVIVVAAAEAAVGLGIVIAMYRNRETIAIDEIDLLKW from the coding sequence ATGCTGAGCTTTCTGCTCTTCGTCGTCGGCGTCGCCGGCGTGCTGTCGCGCCGCAACATCATCATCATCTTCATGTCTATCGAGCTAATTTTGAACGCGGTCAATCTGAACATGATCGCCTTCTCGCGTTATCTGGCGATGAACCAGAAGGCGCTCACCGACGCCAAGCTCATCGTCGAGCCGCTGACCGGGCCGGTCTTCACTATCTTCGTCATTGTCGTCGCGGCTGCCGAGGCGGCGGTCGGCCTGGGCATCGTCATTGCGATGTACCGCAACCGCGAAACCATCGCCATTGACGAGATCGATTTACTGAAGTGGTAA
- the nuoL gene encoding NADH-quinone oxidoreductase subunit L: MLKLVWLIPVFPLLGFLINFLLGRRLRLSERAVSLIGCGVILLSLLLTIGAFYEYASSYAPAHDRQPYVTSGGFPQSFEFLPGGMAHITAGHEAGHLADFKVEWSYQIDQLSLVMMFVVTFVGLCIHIFATGYMHGDRGFYRFFAYMNLFMFMMLVLVMASNFVVMFVGWEGVGLCSYLLIGYYFDRKEAGDASKKAFVVNRIGDFGFSLAIFGIFATFGTVNFAELRSAVAAYPVEQLWTWGLMSWLALGLFIGATGKSAQIPLYIWLPDAMAGPTPVSALIHAATMVTAGVFMVTRTNFIFQHSVTMMMIVALVGCLTAFVAATIGITQTDIKKVLAYSTVSQLGYMFLGAGVGAFVAAIFHVLTHAFFKALLFLGSGSVIHAMHHEQEMPRMGGLRKYLPTTYWTMAAGWLAICGIVPFAGFFSKDEILWNTFSTDVFGGAKILWFVALVTAGVTAFYMTRLMWLTFRGDERFRQRHAGGEADEAFAAAHDKGLQPHDAMVASAGDRPHHQPGEHVGAHDAGDRLDAHGIPHTHFEPKESPHSMTLPLIVLAVGSVLVGFVGIPHLSAFEHWMEPVIARVEQAPVQAEAAHATAQAAAQHATAEHASLGGLELGLMALSLAVAGLGIYLGIQFYGKHPELPKQWAARLKPLYRLSFNKWYWDWLLDVKGVEAGKAVNNALWRVDAGVVDGGVNGTGWLTRVSAMLSGWWDKWIVDGLVNATGWITRAGSVVFRTAQTGLWQNYALLFVVGLFLVFVWYVYPAITTTLKGFIGK, from the coding sequence ATGCTAAAACTTGTCTGGCTCATTCCCGTCTTTCCGCTTCTCGGCTTCCTCATCAACTTTCTGCTTGGCCGGCGGCTGCGCCTCAGCGAGCGCGCCGTCAGCCTGATCGGCTGCGGCGTCATCCTGCTGTCGCTGCTGCTGACCATCGGCGCTTTCTACGAATACGCGTCGAGCTACGCGCCGGCCCACGACCGCCAGCCGTATGTGACGAGCGGCGGCTTCCCGCAATCGTTCGAGTTCCTGCCCGGCGGCATGGCGCACATAACCGCGGGTCATGAAGCCGGACACCTGGCGGATTTCAAAGTCGAGTGGAGTTATCAGATCGATCAACTGTCGCTGGTGATGATGTTCGTGGTCACCTTCGTCGGCCTGTGCATTCATATTTTCGCGACCGGGTATATGCATGGCGACCGCGGCTTTTATCGCTTCTTCGCCTACATGAACCTCTTCATGTTCATGATGCTGGTGCTGGTGATGGCGTCGAACTTCGTCGTCATGTTTGTCGGCTGGGAAGGCGTCGGCCTCTGCTCGTACCTGCTGATCGGCTATTACTTCGACCGCAAGGAGGCGGGCGACGCCTCGAAGAAAGCCTTCGTCGTCAACCGCATCGGTGATTTCGGGTTTTCGCTGGCGATCTTTGGAATCTTTGCGACCTTCGGCACAGTGAACTTTGCCGAGCTGCGCTCGGCGGTCGCCGCTTATCCGGTCGAGCAGCTCTGGACGTGGGGCTTGATGTCGTGGCTGGCGCTCGGACTCTTCATCGGCGCGACGGGGAAGAGCGCGCAAATCCCGCTCTACATCTGGCTGCCCGACGCCATGGCCGGGCCGACGCCCGTGAGCGCGCTGATTCACGCGGCGACGATGGTGACCGCGGGCGTCTTCATGGTGACGCGCACCAACTTCATCTTTCAACATTCGGTGACCATGATGATGATCGTCGCGCTGGTCGGCTGTTTGACGGCATTTGTCGCGGCGACCATCGGCATCACGCAGACCGACATCAAGAAAGTGCTGGCCTACTCGACGGTCTCGCAGCTCGGCTATATGTTCCTGGGCGCGGGCGTCGGCGCGTTCGTCGCGGCGATCTTTCACGTCCTGACGCACGCCTTCTTCAAGGCGCTACTCTTCCTCGGCTCGGGCTCGGTCATTCACGCCATGCACCACGAGCAAGAGATGCCGCGCATGGGCGGCTTGCGGAAGTACCTGCCGACGACTTACTGGACGATGGCGGCGGGCTGGCTGGCCATCTGCGGCATCGTGCCGTTTGCCGGCTTCTTCTCGAAGGACGAGATTCTCTGGAACACCTTCAGCACCGATGTGTTTGGCGGCGCGAAGATTCTCTGGTTTGTGGCGCTGGTCACCGCGGGGGTGACGGCGTTCTATATGACGCGGCTGATGTGGCTGACCTTCAGAGGCGACGAGCGCTTTCGCCAGCGGCACGCCGGCGGCGAAGCGGATGAGGCATTCGCCGCGGCGCACGACAAAGGCTTACAGCCGCATGACGCGATGGTCGCATCGGCAGGCGACCGCCCGCATCATCAGCCCGGCGAGCACGTCGGCGCGCACGACGCCGGTGACCGGCTGGACGCGCATGGCATCCCCCACACTCATTTCGAGCCGAAAGAATCGCCGCACAGTATGACGCTGCCACTCATCGTGCTTGCGGTCGGCTCCGTCCTCGTCGGCTTTGTCGGCATCCCGCACCTGAGCGCCTTCGAGCACTGGATGGAGCCGGTGATTGCCCGCGTCGAGCAAGCACCCGTACAGGCCGAGGCGGCTCATGCGACCGCGCAGGCCGCGGCGCAACACGCCACCGCCGAGCATGCCTCGTTGGGCGGCCTTGAGCTGGGACTGATGGCGCTGTCGCTTGCGGTCGCCGGCCTCGGCATCTATTTAGGCATTCAGTTCTACGGTAAGCATCCAGAGTTGCCGAAGCAGTGGGCCGCGCGCCTCAAACCGCTTTACCGGCTCAGCTTCAACAAGTGGTACTGGGACTGGCTGCTCGACGTGAAAGGCGTCGAGGCGGGCAAAGCCGTCAACAACGCCCTCTGGCGCGTCGATGCCGGCGTCGTTGATGGCGGCGTCAACGGCACGGGCTGGCTGACGCGCGTCAGCGCAATGCTCAGCGGCTGGTGGGATAAGTGGATCGTTGACGGGCTGGTGAATGCGACCGGCTGGATCACGCGCGCCGGCTCGGTCGTCTTCCGCACGGCACAGACAGGGCTCTGGCAGAATTACGCGCTGCTGTTTGTGGTTGGCCTGTTCCTGGTCTTCGTCTGGTATGTCTATCCGGCGATCACGACGACGCTCAAAGGTTTCATTGGCAAGTAA
- a CDS encoding NADH-quinone oxidoreductase subunit M — MPEIKFFGIGILSWVTWLPAVGAIILLFFNKLRNDRIRWFANLWIVVCFLISIPLVTGFLGRGAGYDRGLGGLQFIEDHDWIPVIGARYQLGIDGLALVLVMLTTLLGVVSVVCSWAYIREKGREKEYYVMLLLLQTGMLGAFVAADLFLFFVFWEVMLVPMYFLIGIWGGKNRLYSAIKFFLYTLVGSVVMLLAVLKLFFIFPGVVAAQRPAVEATARQLATNVQTNRFNDAMYNLIDNAMARVDGKDKANAQRLPPEYSRGSFNIAALTAAGPHIKAVFGLSVVIWMFIGFALSFAIKVPMFPFHTWLPDAHYDAPTAGSVILAGVLLKMGTYGFMRFSLPIFPDAALHPTVRSVMVVLAIIGIVYGALVAMAQKDVKKLIAYSSVSHLGLVMLGLFALNPQGINGAVLQMINHGISTGALFMLAGILYERRHTYEIKEFGGLAHVMPVYATIFLIVTLSSLGLPLMNNFPGEFLALSGAFQARPLWAVFGAIGVILGAAYLLWLYQRVFLGPAASEANRHLPDLNRREAWQFAPLILLIFWIGIYPTPLLSYIQPQTNVVVAQVQPDFFKAPPLTEKVAEEKAPAPAEPTPVGGTR, encoded by the coding sequence ATGCCTGAGATTAAATTTTTCGGCATCGGCATTCTCTCGTGGGTGACATGGCTGCCGGCGGTCGGCGCAATCATTCTGCTCTTTTTCAATAAGCTGAGAAACGACCGCATCCGCTGGTTTGCCAATCTCTGGATCGTCGTCTGCTTTTTGATCTCTATCCCGCTGGTCACAGGCTTTCTCGGAAGGGGCGCGGGCTATGACCGGGGCCTGGGCGGCTTGCAGTTCATCGAAGACCACGACTGGATTCCTGTCATCGGCGCGCGCTATCAGCTCGGCATAGACGGGCTCGCGCTGGTGCTGGTGATGCTGACGACGCTGTTGGGCGTCGTCTCGGTCGTCTGCTCGTGGGCTTACATCCGCGAGAAGGGGCGCGAGAAAGAGTACTACGTCATGCTGCTGCTGTTGCAGACCGGCATGCTCGGCGCGTTCGTGGCCGCCGATCTCTTCCTCTTCTTCGTCTTCTGGGAAGTGATGCTGGTGCCGATGTACTTTCTGATCGGCATCTGGGGCGGCAAGAATCGCCTCTATTCGGCCATCAAGTTCTTCCTTTACACGCTGGTCGGCTCGGTGGTGATGCTGCTGGCGGTGTTGAAACTCTTCTTCATTTTTCCGGGCGTGGTCGCGGCCCAGCGCCCCGCCGTCGAAGCCACGGCGCGGCAGCTTGCCACCAACGTCCAGACCAATCGCTTCAACGACGCGATGTACAACTTGATCGATAACGCGATGGCCCGCGTTGACGGCAAAGACAAAGCCAACGCCCAGCGGCTGCCGCCGGAATACTCGCGCGGCTCGTTCAACATCGCCGCGCTGACCGCCGCGGGGCCGCACATCAAGGCGGTCTTTGGCCTGAGCGTGGTCATCTGGATGTTCATCGGCTTCGCGCTGTCGTTCGCCATCAAAGTGCCGATGTTTCCGTTTCATACCTGGCTGCCCGACGCGCATTACGACGCGCCGACCGCCGGCTCGGTCATCCTGGCGGGCGTGCTGCTGAAGATGGGCACCTATGGCTTCATGCGTTTTTCGCTGCCGATCTTCCCTGACGCCGCGTTGCACCCGACGGTGCGCAGCGTCATGGTGGTGCTGGCCATCATCGGCATCGTTTATGGCGCGCTGGTGGCGATGGCGCAGAAGGATGTCAAGAAGCTGATTGCCTACTCTTCGGTGTCGCACCTGGGGCTGGTGATGCTCGGCTTGTTCGCACTGAACCCGCAAGGCATCAACGGCGCGGTACTACAGATGATCAACCACGGCATCTCGACCGGCGCACTCTTCATGCTCGCAGGCATTCTCTACGAGCGCCGCCACACCTACGAGATCAAAGAGTTCGGCGGGCTGGCGCATGTCATGCCGGTCTATGCGACGATCTTTTTAATCGTCACGTTGTCGAGCCTGGGCCTGCCGCTGATGAACAACTTCCCCGGCGAGTTCCTGGCCTTGAGCGGCGCGTTTCAGGCGCGACCGCTGTGGGCGGTCTTCGGGGCCATCGGCGTCATCCTCGGCGCGGCGTATTTGTTGTGGCTCTATCAGCGCGTCTTCTTGGGGCCAGCGGCGAGCGAAGCGAATCGCCATCTGCCCGACCTGAACCGCCGCGAAGCCTGGCAGTTCGCGCCGCTCATCCTGTTGATCTTCTGGATCGGCATCTACCCGACGCCGCTGCTCTCTTACATTCAGCCGCAGACCAACGTCGTGGTCGCGCAGGTGCAGCCCGATTTCTTCAAAGCGCCGCCGCTCACCGAAAAGGTCGCGGAAGAGAAAGCCCCCGCGCCGGCTGAGCCAACGCCGGTGGGCGGGACGAGATAA
- a CDS encoding NADH-quinone oxidoreductase subunit N, translated as MLALLQAATDLSAIARQTVQYITPEVILTVFACGALILDVLLPRAHKRWVAWTCLAGLGFASVSLIILYTDIVRKGSPRTAFFDMIVVDNYAVVFKAVFLVGAALSILLSIKYLETEGEQRGEYYALILFSVIGMMFMASAVDLLSLFISLELMAVSVYILVGYLRRDKRSSEAAMKYFLLGAFSSGVLLYGISLIYGMTGTTNLAKIAAALPIVASPNFNPLGTPADVRYLVLMAMILMSAGMFFKIAAVPFHMWAPDAYEGAPTPVTAFMSVAVKAASFAMFGRLFLYGLPDLRSALAGDPATGAPVLPGWALLLGVVAAITIVWGNLAALTQQNTKRLLAYSSISHAGYTLTGLVAGNQTGYTGFIIYMVVYTLTNIGVFGCIIALRRHGIVGDRLEDLNGLMKKAPLLTVMMTVFLLSLGGIPATAGFIGKFYLFGGLIETGNPWLVRLAILAVVMSVVSLYYYIRFIRAMYIEPEAEAQPVLMAAPLRVAMAVAVLLVVFIGVYPQPVISFTQRAAASPGFRTAGSPPPTPPAQAAPPGSKGQPAPPENDGGPMRLPQR; from the coding sequence ATGCTCGCACTACTTCAAGCCGCCACCGACCTTTCGGCCATCGCCCGGCAGACGGTGCAGTACATCACGCCGGAAGTCATTCTCACCGTCTTCGCCTGCGGCGCGCTCATCCTCGATGTGCTGCTGCCGCGCGCCCACAAGCGATGGGTCGCATGGACGTGCCTTGCCGGGCTCGGCTTCGCCTCCGTTTCGCTTATCATTCTTTACACCGACATCGTTCGCAAAGGGTCGCCGCGCACCGCCTTCTTCGACATGATCGTGGTGGATAACTACGCCGTCGTCTTCAAGGCCGTCTTCCTGGTCGGCGCGGCGCTGTCGATCCTGCTATCGATCAAGTACCTGGAAACCGAAGGCGAGCAGCGCGGCGAATATTACGCGCTGATTCTCTTTTCGGTGATCGGCATGATGTTCATGGCGTCGGCGGTCGATCTGCTGTCGCTGTTCATCTCGCTTGAGCTGATGGCGGTGTCGGTCTATATCCTGGTCGGCTATCTCAGACGCGATAAGCGGTCGAGCGAAGCGGCGATGAAATACTTTCTGCTCGGCGCTTTTTCGTCGGGCGTGTTGCTCTATGGCATCTCGCTGATCTATGGGATGACCGGCACGACCAACCTGGCAAAGATCGCCGCCGCCTTGCCCATTGTTGCCTCGCCGAACTTCAACCCGCTGGGGACGCCCGCGGACGTGCGCTATCTGGTCTTGATGGCGATGATCCTGATGTCTGCCGGAATGTTCTTCAAGATCGCCGCCGTGCCGTTTCATATGTGGGCGCCCGACGCTTACGAAGGCGCGCCGACTCCGGTGACTGCCTTCATGTCGGTGGCGGTCAAAGCCGCCAGCTTTGCCATGTTCGGTCGGCTCTTTCTCTATGGCCTGCCCGACCTGCGCAGCGCGCTGGCGGGCGACCCGGCGACGGGGGCGCCGGTGCTGCCCGGCTGGGCATTGCTGCTGGGAGTTGTAGCCGCCATCACTATTGTCTGGGGCAACCTGGCCGCGCTGACTCAGCAGAACACCAAGCGGCTGCTCGCCTATTCCTCCATCTCGCACGCGGGCTACACGCTGACCGGACTGGTCGCCGGCAACCAGACCGGCTACACAGGCTTCATCATCTACATGGTGGTTTACACGCTGACGAACATCGGCGTCTTTGGCTGTATCATCGCGTTGCGTCGGCACGGCATCGTCGGCGACCGCCTGGAAGACCTGAACGGCTTGATGAAGAAAGCGCCGTTGCTGACCGTGATGATGACCGTCTTTCTGTTGTCGCTCGGCGGCATCCCGGCGACCGCCGGGTTTATCGGCAAGTTCTATCTCTTCGGCGGGCTGATCGAAACCGGCAACCCCTGGCTGGTGCGCCTGGCCATCCTCGCCGTCGTCATGAGCGTCGTGTCGCTTTACTACTACATCCGCTTCATCCGCGCCATGTACATCGAGCCCGAAGCCGAAGCCCAGCCGGTGCTAATGGCCGCGCCTTTGCGCGTGGCGATGGCAGTGGCCGTGCTGCTGGTCGTCTTCATCGGCGTCTACCCGCAACCGGTCATCAGCTTCACCCAGCGCGCCGCCGCTTCGCCGGGCTTCAGAACGGCGGGCAGCCCACCGCCAACGCCGCCCGCGCAGGCCGCGCCGCCCGGCAGCAAGGGACAACCCGCGCCGCCTGAAAACGACGGCGGCCCCATGCGATTGCCACAGCGATAG
- a CDS encoding AtpZ/AtpI family protein: MPTDDESGNSGGISWRQATATIGLALAIPSMLFVPALFGWWIDRKYGTTPLWLIVGLILGLVGTAFDVYRLLKRLGQLK; encoded by the coding sequence ATGCCGACAGACGATGAAAGCGGGAATAGCGGCGGCATCAGTTGGCGACAGGCGACGGCGACCATCGGGCTGGCGCTGGCGATTCCTTCCATGCTCTTCGTCCCGGCCTTGTTCGGCTGGTGGATAGATCGCAAGTACGGCACCACGCCGCTGTGGCTGATCGTCGGCCTGATCCTTGGCCTGGTCGGCACCGCCTTCGACGTTTACCGCCTGCTCAAACGACTCGGACAGCTCAAGTGA
- a CDS encoding inositol monophosphatase family protein yields the protein MLDFAIRVAQDAGRLLRDRVGTTIDIGHKGAINIVTDVDLASERLIREAIASHYPRHQVLGEEGGLDDSNSDYRWVVDPLDGTTNFAHGFPVFAVSIALEYKSETILGVVYDPMRDELFAAERGAGATLNRRPIRVSNTAELSQSLLSTGFPYDIRTSSFNNLDHWKNFAMNAQALRRIGSAALDLCYVAVGRFDGFWELNLGAWDSAAGALIVTEAGGQVTDFSGGQFSKYKPEILASNGLIHQRMMEVLAMARPAN from the coding sequence ATGCTAGATTTTGCTATTCGTGTGGCGCAGGACGCGGGGCGGCTGTTGCGCGACCGCGTCGGCACCACGATTGATATCGGCCACAAGGGAGCCATCAACATTGTCACCGACGTTGACCTGGCCAGCGAGCGCTTGATTCGTGAAGCCATCGCGTCGCATTACCCGCGCCATCAAGTGCTCGGCGAAGAAGGCGGGCTCGACGACAGCAACTCGGATTACCGCTGGGTGGTTGACCCGCTCGACGGCACAACCAACTTCGCGCACGGCTTCCCGGTGTTCGCCGTTTCGATTGCGCTCGAATACAAAAGCGAAACGATTCTGGGCGTCGTCTACGACCCGATGCGCGACGAGCTGTTTGCCGCCGAGCGCGGCGCGGGCGCAACCCTCAACCGCCGCCCGATTCGCGTGTCCAACACGGCAGAGCTTTCACAGAGTTTGCTGTCAACAGGCTTCCCTTACGACATCCGCACGTCGAGCTTCAACAACCTCGATCACTGGAAGAATTTTGCGATGAACGCGCAGGCACTCCGACGCATCGGCTCGGCGGCGCTCGATCTGTGTTACGTCGCGGTGGGGCGCTTTGATGGTTTCTGGGAGTTGAACCTTGGCGCGTGGGACAGCGCCGCCGGCGCCTTGATCGTCACGGAAGCCGGCGGACAAGTCACCGATTTTTCGGGCGGCCAGTTTTCAAAATACAAGCCGGAAATTTTAGCCAGCAACGGCTTGATTCATCAGCGCATGATGGAAGTGCTGGCAATGGCTAGGCCCGCGAATTAG
- the thrB gene encoding homoserine kinase, whose amino-acid sequence MRRTEITIPASTSNLGASFDAVGLALALYLRVTVEEAAESFIINPTGEGAAAVERGEANLMALVARFVAAQRGHAISGARLTVASEIPLARGLGSSSSAIIAGISVYETLSGERLSDEEIFRYALHFEGHGDNLAPSLLGGLVVACVVADDDNQTLATVKRPWPEAVKIVLAVPDYEMSTAEMRRALPQQVPLADAAFNVQRAALLQAVISERRFEWLSEALRDRLHQPHRAPYGPGLSAALELNNETREHPGLLGVAISGAGSTVIAFANNHFAGIAALLEARLASAGVRARTLTVAVDNRGRVVESIEP is encoded by the coding sequence ATGCGGCGCACTGAGATCACCATTCCCGCTTCGACTTCAAACCTCGGGGCCAGCTTCGATGCGGTCGGACTGGCACTGGCGCTCTACCTGCGCGTCACGGTCGAAGAAGCGGCAGAATCGTTTATCATCAACCCCACAGGCGAAGGCGCGGCAGCGGTCGAGCGCGGCGAAGCGAACCTGATGGCTCTCGTCGCCCGCTTTGTTGCCGCGCAACGCGGGCACGCGATCAGCGGCGCGCGGCTGACGGTTGCGAGCGAAATCCCGCTGGCGCGCGGGCTGGGCAGCAGCAGCTCGGCCATCATCGCCGGCATCTCGGTCTACGAGACGCTCAGCGGCGAGCGTTTGAGCGACGAAGAAATCTTCCGCTACGCGCTGCACTTTGAAGGGCACGGCGACAACCTTGCGCCGAGCTTGCTCGGCGGACTGGTCGTCGCCTGTGTGGTGGCCGACGACGACAACCAGACGCTTGCGACCGTCAAGCGCCCCTGGCCCGAAGCGGTGAAGATCGTGCTGGCGGTGCCGGATTACGAAATGAGCACCGCCGAGATGCGCCGCGCCCTGCCGCAACAGGTCCCGCTCGCCGACGCCGCCTTCAATGTGCAGCGCGCCGCGCTCTTGCAGGCGGTGATTTCGGAGCGCCGCTTTGAATGGCTGAGCGAAGCCTTGCGCGACCGCCTGCATCAGCCGCACCGCGCGCCTTACGGGCCGGGCCTGAGCGCCGCATTAGAGCTGAACAACGAAACCCGCGAACATCCGGGCCTGCTCGGCGTGGCCATCAGCGGCGCGGGCTCGACGGTGATCGCCTTTGCCAATAATCATTTTGCTGGAATCGCGGCGTTGCTCGAAGCGCGGCTGGCAAGCGCCGGCGTGCGGGCGCGAACCCTGACCGTTGCGGTTGACAATCGCGGGCGCGTCGTTGAAAGTATTGAGCCATAA
- a CDS encoding lysophospholipid acyltransferase family protein: MMKLVINLLRPFVRWLCRVWFRAEFHGVENIPATGACLITPNHASYADPIWVTVPIRRRVYYMAWDKPFKIPVLGQLMRIFGAFPVNVEAADASAQRAAHDVLRTGKALVIFPEGGRTRTGKLMPFKMGAFRFALTYGVPVVPVSISGGEKIWPVGKLFPRAAKLTVTFHPPVAVERLPEGTSRVELKSRARELARRTYEAVASAVAPDMRPDERGQASAAADKDFPPAEDIIPTRPAD, encoded by the coding sequence ATGATGAAATTGGTGATTAATCTGCTCAGGCCCTTTGTGCGCTGGCTGTGCCGCGTCTGGTTCCGGGCCGAGTTTCATGGCGTCGAAAACATCCCGGCTACGGGCGCGTGTCTGATCACGCCGAATCACGCCAGCTATGCCGATCCGATCTGGGTCACGGTGCCGATCCGCCGCAGGGTCTACTACATGGCATGGGACAAGCCGTTCAAGATTCCGGTGCTCGGCCAGCTCATGCGCATCTTCGGCGCGTTCCCGGTGAATGTCGAAGCGGCTGACGCCTCGGCGCAGCGTGCGGCGCACGATGTCTTGCGCACAGGCAAAGCGCTGGTGATCTTTCCCGAAGGCGGGCGCACGCGCACAGGCAAGCTGATGCCGTTCAAGATGGGCGCCTTTCGCTTCGCGCTGACCTACGGTGTGCCGGTCGTGCCTGTATCGATCAGCGGCGGCGAAAAGATATGGCCGGTCGGCAAGCTCTTTCCGCGCGCCGCCAAGCTCACGGTTACGTTTCACCCGCCGGTCGCGGTCGAGCGCTTGCCCGAAGGCACGAGCCGCGTCGAGCTGAAATCGCGAGCCCGCGAGCTGGCGCGCCGAACCTATGAAGCCGTCGCCAGCGCCGTCGCGCCCGATATGCGGCCCGACGAGCGCGGCCAGGCATCAGCCGCCGCTGATAAAGATTTCCCGCCTGCCGAAGACATCATCCCTACACGTCCAGCCGATTAG
- a CDS encoding HD domain-containing protein, which produces MVYECTYDDLARALAPRLDGAQMALIRRAYELAEAVHATQMRDEGTPYIVHPLRVARALVAELEITRPVLICSALLHDVIEDSPDYYAHGPVTRDDVSREFGEEVAEVVWLLSKFADVTLPAYLAAIEAAAPTGAPIVKLCDRLDNLRSLVRSSKVDKIRRYIRTTEIFFLPMARRTNRYLHRELTRLVADARRHLQAITGEPS; this is translated from the coding sequence ATGGTTTACGAATGCACCTACGATGATCTCGCTCGCGCGCTCGCGCCGCGTCTTGACGGCGCGCAGATGGCCTTGATCCGCCGCGCTTACGAGCTGGCCGAGGCGGTTCACGCCACACAGATGCGTGACGAAGGCACGCCCTACATCGTTCATCCGCTGCGCGTCGCCCGCGCGCTTGTCGCCGAGCTTGAGATCACCCGGCCCGTGCTGATCTGTTCGGCGCTGCTGCACGATGTCATCGAAGACAGCCCCGACTATTACGCGCACGGCCCCGTGACCCGCGATGACGTCAGCCGTGAGTTCGGCGAAGAGGTCGCCGAAGTCGTCTGGCTGTTGAGCAAGTTTGCAGACGTGACCCTGCCCGCCTACCTTGCCGCTATCGAAGCTGCCGCCCCGACCGGCGCGCCCATCGTCAAGCTCTGCGACCGCCTGGACAACCTGCGCTCGCTGGTTCGCTCCTCGAAAGTTGACAAGATTCGCCGCTACATTCGCACCACCGAAATCTTCTTTTTGCCCATGGCGCGGCGCACGAATCGCTACCTCCACCGCGAGTTGACGCGCCTGGTCGCAGACGCCCGCCGCCATCTTCAGGCGATCACCGGCGAACCCTCATAA